A segment of the Nitrosospira briensis C-128 genome:
TACTATGCCGATCGTTTGATGGAATTTCCCGCAGGCCTTCTAGGGGTGGCGCTTGGAACGGTATTACTGCCGTCGTTGTCGCGGCATTATGCAGATAACAGCACTGAGGAATATAGTCGCCTGCTGGATTGGGGTCTACGCTTGACCGTGCTTTTAACGCTGCCGGCGGCGCTGGCACTGGCACTGCTTGCGACACCGCTCATCACCACCCTTTTTTATCACGGCGAATTTTCCGCCAACGATGTATGGATGACGCGCAATGCGTTAGTGGCTTACAGCTCGGGACTGCTGGGGCTGATTTTGGTAAAAGTACTGGCTCCCGGATTTTACGCCCGGCAGAATATCCGGACACCAGTGAAAATTGCCGTCATCACACTTGTTGTTACTCAATTAATGAACCTCGCATTCATTATACCGTTGCGCCATGCCGGACTGGCGTTGGCCATCGGGCTAGGCGCATGCCTTAACGCCGGATTGCTCTACTACAAGTTGCGCAGCCATCAAATCTACCAACCTCAGCCGGGATGGGCAATGTTCATGGTGAAGATATCGATAGCGCTGGCGATCATGGGCGGGACGCTATGGTTCGCTTCGAGCAGTGACGCGTCGTGGCTGCTGGGCTCCACTTTCGAGCGAGCGGCACGGCTGACGTGGGTGGTGGCGATCGGCGCAACCAGTTACTTTTTCACATTATGGCTGCTCGGTTTCCGTCTCAAGAACTTCTCACGGCGGGGTGCGGAATAAGCATAAACATGCACCCTGATATCGGAACATAGGCGTTGAAATCAAGGCCGGCCCGAGGGTCGGAGACCGGGCATGAATTAAGGCCGTTCCACCTTTATTTTCCGATGTCTTTTGCTGATCAGCTCGGGCGAATTCCTTATAAACAGTCTGATCTTTGCATTGGGTCATTTCTTTCGACAGGCGTGTTCATCGAAAAGAAAGCACAAGAAAAACCCCTCTTTTTTGTTGGAAAAAATTCGCACGTCCCGCTTGGATTAACCCTATAATGGTTAGGTTAATCAACCCCCATCAATGGCAGAACATTCTATCTCCCGACCTATGACTCACTTCGTCAGATATTCCACCTTATCAATGGTGCTTTTGGGGTTTCTCCTCACTGGTTGCGCCACAACCAACAAGAACACCACCGCCGATAAAATCACCGATACGAATACCACCACCTCGGCCAATATAAACTCGAGCGCTTCGGATGATACAGGTATCCTGCTCAACACGAGCACGAACGCGTCGGTTAGTGATACTGTCCCCACGACTGATAACCTGATAAAAGAACAGCGGGAACCGTTTGAAGGTCCAGTATTCAAGAATGCCGCCCCACCGGCGACCTATCCGGGTTTTAGTAAAAGAGACCCCTGGGAACCGATGAACCGCGCCGTATTCAGGTTCAACGAATCCGCTGACGATTATGTGTTCAGGCCGATGGCCAAAGGCTATAGATGGTTGATGCCCGACCCGCTCGAAACTGCGGTGGGAAATGTTTTTTCAAACATCAACGACATACCGGTGACGCTGAATAACCTTCTGCAACTGAAATTCGGCAATGCGGCGACCAGCGGCATGCGCGTGATAGTCAACACCACTTTTGGCCTGGTGGGGATATTTGATCTGGCGAGCGATGTCGGCCTGGAAAAACATGATGAAGACTTTGGGCAAACCTTGGGGTATCACGGCGTTGCAAGCGGTCCTTATCTGGTGCTTCCTTTTTTCGGTCCCAGCTCGATCCGTGATGCGGGCGCGCGTTTAATCGACGCAGCTTCCGATCCTGTTTTCGTCGGAAGCTTCTTCGTTGCTCCCTTCATAGGTCCGGTGGTAGGCGCAAGCAGAGCCGCCGACACGCGCGCTGGCTTGCTCAAATCCGAGAAAACACTGGACGAGGCTGCGCTGGATAAATACGAGTTCATACGTGAAGCCTACCTCCAGCGTCGGCGCAATTTGGTGCATGACGGAAATCCTCCTCAGCCAAAAGAGGATGAAGATAACGATTAATTTTGAATTCTGAAATTGAAATCGCCGGCGCTCCTTCTGCTTCCTTATAAAAAAGATTTAAGATATTATTTCGTTGCCTGCTCGCGAAAGCAACGCAATCCATAGCCGTTGTAGGTAAATGATTGCGTTGCCAGCTATATTTAGCGCCTGCTTGCCCACAGCAATTCCCGCGGCGAATAACCCTTAGCGTCCCCCTTAAGCATTAGTACGGTTACGTTTGGCTTTCTGGACGTACCGCAACACTTGGCGACTTGCCGAACTGTCCCGTTTCTGCGGGAACCAATCTACTTTCTGCTGGATAGGGCAAGAAAAAACGGCAGTGACCATATCAGCCTACCGCCGTTTTATATTAAAACGATGAACGAATCAGGGCATTGCACGTAGCGCTGCAATGCGCACTTCAAGTGGCGGATGCGACATAAATAAACTCTTGAGACCGCCCTCTCCGCCCGAAATACCAAATGCCGCCAGTCGCTCCGGCAATTGTGTCGGTTCATGCCGCTGTTTCAAGCGCTCCAGTGCGGCGATCATCTTGTTACGTCCTGCCAGACGCGCACCACCTGCGTCTGCGCGGAACTCGCGCTGGCGGCTAAACCACATGACTATCATGCTGGCAAGTATTCCCAGCACCATTTGCGCCACGATGGTTGTAATCAGAAAAGCCGGACCCTGATCCCTTTCGGTTTTGAATATAACCCTGTCTACGAAATGACCGATTATTCTTGACAGGAAAATTACGAACGTATTGACCACGCCCTGGATCAGTGCGAGTGTAACCATGTCGCCATTGGCGACGTGGCTTATTTCGTGCGCCAATACACCCTCGATTTCATCTTTATGCATGCTCTGGAGCAGGCCCGAGCTCACAGCCACCAATGCATCATTGCGGTTCATGCCGGTAGCGAATGCATTGATATCCGGCGCGTCATAGATTGCCACCTCCGGCATGCCGATACCGACAAGCTCGGCCTGGCGCCGGACTGTCTCAACCAGCCAGCGCTCGGTCGGGTCAGAAGGCTGCTCAATGACAACCGCGCCGGTCATGCGTTTTGCAGACCACTTGGACATGGCAAGCGAAATCAACGAACCGCCAAAACCTATCACCCCGGACATGATAAGCAATGAATTGAAGTCTATACCGCCCTCGGCATCCAGCATGCGGTCTACGCCCAATATCCGCAACGTAATGCTTAGCACCAGCAACACTGCCAAGTTTGTGATTATAAACAGAAAAATTCGTTTCATAGAGTGTATTCCGTTTCTAATTGTAAAAGACACATTGTAAATAGGGGCACAAGCCGGGATTTCAAGGCCGTTATTCCTGCAATTTGTTGATATCCGGCTGGGTTGAATAATGCTTTCCGGCGCGCTTTTTCCTGCTCACCTCATCAATGGCGATTGCGCGCGGCAAATAAAATATACACCCCTAAACCGCCAAAAATCATGAAAAAAATTGCGGACCAGTCCGGAAGCGTGAGCAATGCGAACTGCCAGGTGACATCGGCACAATCCCCATTTGCTTCAAACATGCTGGGCCACCATTGTGCCAACGGCAACGCGTTCAGGAACTTTTCCTCGGGACTGATACCGCATTCGAATGCCTCGGGAAAGCGCACCAGCCACGCCTGACGCAAAGCAACCGCCGCTCCGGAGAATGCAAAGACAGCCATCAAGCCGCTGTATATTCCCGACCCTTTTGCGCGGGGAGAGTGAAAAAATGCCAATAGCGCGATTAATCCGACCAGCCAATACGCAACGCGCTGAACGACACAAAGCGGACAAGGCAACAGGTTCTTTACCAGCTGTAGATAAAGGGCATAACTGACCAGGCTGGCGCAACCGAGAAATATCGATAGAAAAATGACTCTTGTTCCTGGTTTCATGCGGCTCACATGACCCGGCTTAAAGGGTTTAACCTAAATCCGGTAGTTGGACGGGGTGAAGTGTACGGTTTTTGGGGTGCAGGGCAAGGCGCAACGACGCGGAATGCGACCGCGCAGGGCGGAGCAGTGCCTTCCGCAGGAAGGTGCGACCCCGAAGCGGAATGCGGGCGCCCCTTTGCGTGTGAAGCGCGATCGCGGCATCCCCTGCGCTGCCCGATCCCCGCTGCGCGGGGTCCCTCGGGCGACGCTTCGGGGCGCCGTTCCATTCCAAGAAGTTGCAACGCAGCCATGTGCCCCAAAAACTGTGCAATTCACCCCGTAGCGCCCTCACCTGGAAGGGGCGCGTCAAATAATATAAAATATTATTATTAATCATAACTTTGATCTATAAATGAGCGGTCAACTACCGGATTTAGGTTTAATCGGGCTGCTGGCTGACGTCGGTTTTCTTCACCCTTCGCATTCCGCCCGGTACCATTTTATATTCCAGCAAGCGGCATTCCAGCGCACCGTTGAATAACGGAACACGGCGCGAGGGTGTCAAGCGTATGAGTTTTGGCAGAAACGGGTCGGCGGTGAAAATATAAGCATTCCATCCACTGAATTTTTTCTTCAGGACGTCCCCCAGCTTCGGGTAAAACTCCGCGAGTTCCTGCTGCTCACTTAAACGTACCCCATAAGGGGGGTTGGTTACGAGAAATCCGGAAGCCGCAGGTGCGGAAATTTCCAGCAGGTTCGCCTGCTTGAGCGTCACCGTTTCAGAGAAGCCCGCGGCAGTTAGATTCGCACGCGCGACGGCAACCGCATCCCCATACAAGTCACTGCCGAAAATCGGCTGGAGCGTTCTCGGTTTCTGCCGTGCCAACGCTGCTTCTTTAACCTGCTCCCATTGCCCTCTATCAAAGCTCGCCAGTTTTTCAAAAGCAAAGCTGCGGCCTAGCCCCGGCGCGATATTCAATGAAATTTGCACTGCTTCGAGCAAAAATGTGCCGCTGCCACACATTGGATCGAGCAGTGGAATGCCTGGCTGCCAACCCGCCAAGGCCAGAATCCCGGCGGCAAGGTTTTCTCTTATGGGCGCTTCGACGGTATTTTTTCTGAGGCCGCGCTTGAATAAGGCATCGCCAGAAGTATCGATATATAAGGAAAATTCCCGGGCATCCAAAAAGCCATGAATGCGAATATCCGGTTGCATCGTATCGACACTGGGACGGCAGCCAACCGTACTGCGAAATTTATCGCAGACCGCATCCTTGATCTTGAGCGTGACAAAATCCAGGCTGCGTAGGGGGCACTTGATGGCAGCCACATTGACCCGAATCGTTGAAGCCGGGGCAAACCATTCATTCCATGGCAATGCACGGGCTGTTTCGTACACATCGGCTTCGCCGACGTAGGGGTTGCGCGCCACCCGCCAAAGAATTCGACTGGCGATGCGGCTTTCCATATTAGCCCGGTAGCAGGTTTGCCAGTCACCCTGGAACTGGACCCCGCCGTCGCACGCCTTTGCAAAAGAGGCCCCAAGCTGCTCCAGCTCGGCCACGAGTGTCGGTTCCAGTCCTCGCGGGCAGGGGGCGAAAAAATAGTAAGGCGTCACGGTAAAGCCGGGAGCACAATAATTAGCATTGCGACTTCGTGCCGTTTATTTTGCAGTCCAAGCCCCATAGCCAAACATTGCCCAGGCGCTCAAGAATGCGACGCCGCCAAATGGCGTGATTATACCGAGCCCGCGTATTCCCGTCAGGCTCAGGACATAAAGACTGACGGAAAAAAGAACAATTCCGGCAAGCATCAGCCAGCCCGACCAAGTGAGCAGCCTGGACGCAGGCAGATGCAGCAGTATGAGGCCGACGGCGATCAGGCCCAGCGCGTGATAGAAATGATACTGAACACCCGTCTGGTATACGGCGAGCATGTCTGTCGAAAGCCGTTGTTTTAAGCCATGCGCACCGAAAGCGCCCAAAGCGACGCATAAAAATGCATTGACAGCACCCAGGGTGAGGAAAACTCTTGACATCGGAGACCTATTTTCTGATGAGAGGACTAAAGAATGCGGCAGATAGGGCGCAGGCCCAGCATATACATCTTTTTCTCTAAAGACAGCCGGGGCACTGAAGGATTGATAATCGATACGGATATTTAAAACATTTGTAGTCTGCATCACCCCTGCCCAAATGTCTATACCGATCGTAAATTTCAAACATGGTCGGAAGTTACTCATTTTTCTCTGTCACGCGCGCCTTGCTGCCCCCTTTGGCAAACGCCACCCGAATGGTATCGCCGACGTCGATCTGATCGCTACTTCTCACCACTGCACCATCGGTGCCATAAACAATACTGTAGCCCCGCTCCAACACCGACTCCGGGTTAAGATGGGCAAGATTTTCCTGGTGGCGCTGCAAGCTCATTACAAGCGTTTCGATGCGAACGGCAATAGCCCGGCGCAAGCGCAGCCCGAGGTCATGCTGGCGTTCAACCAGACGGGGAATATCGGGGCTGGCGATCAGGGTACGCTGGTCAAGCTCGCGCAGACGCCAATAGCGGCGTGCCAGATCCTGTTGCCATGAGCGAGACAGGCGGTCGCGCAAACGCTGAAGATGCGCAAGCTGATCATTGATCCGTTTTCCAGGATGCACCAGGCGGCATTCGAGCATATCGACATGCTGCATGCGGCTTTCAATGCCACGCTGCATTGCCCGCTGCAGGCGTCCATGCATGATTTCTCCATGCCGTATTAATTCCTCCCGGTCGGGGCAGACGAGCTGGGACGCGCCGGTAGGTGTCGGAGCACGGACGTCAGCCACAAAATCGGCAATGGTGAAATCAGTCTCATGACCTATGCCACTCACGATAGGAATGGGACAGGCGGCGATCGCACGTGCCACCGCCTCCTCATTGAATGCCCACAAATCTTCGATACTACCGCCGCCGCGGCATAGAATAAGCACGTCACACTCGGCGCGGTTTCCCGCGTTTCGAATGGCTGCCGCTATTTTGACTGAAGCACCAGCTCCCTGCACCGGCGTGCCATAAATGATCAGCGGCACGAAAGACATACGCCGCTTCAGCGTGGACAGTACGTCGTGCAAGGCAGCAGCCGCCGGAGAGGTGATGATACCGATCTGCTTCGGGAATAGCGGTAGCGGTTTTTTGCGGTCGGGATCAAACAGCCCCTCCTTTCCCAGTCTGGCCTTGAGTTGCTCGAAAGCCTCGAATAGCGAGCCAAGTCCGGCGCGTCGAATAGTCTCGACGTTTAATTGAAAATCCCCCCGGGATTGGTACAACGTCACCAGTGCGCGCACCTCTACCCGCATACCATCGCTGGGCTGCCAATCCAGATACTGATTTTTATCGCGGAACATAACGCAACGTATCTGGGCATCCGCATCCTTGAGTGAAAAATACCAATGGCCCGACCCGTAGCGTTTGATATTCGAAATTTCGCCCCCTACCCATAACAATGGGAAAGCCTGCTCCAGCAAATCCTTGGCGCTACGGTTCAGTTCGCTCACGCTCAAGACGGTGCGGGCGATCTCCATTTCCATAATGAAATTCATCTTGACATTCTACAATAATCCCCACCTGTCACGAAAATTGCGTAATTGTGCCGGCAAACCCGCATGAATACTAAAGCATACTTATAAGTATTTGTTTTTAATCAATATTAATAAGTACAAAAATTAATCTATTCAGAAAAAGTCGTTATGGCAGGGCGACTTAATGGTCCTATTTGCAGATTACCCACAAACTTATCCACAGTAATTGTGGACAAGAAAAAAACGCGTCCTTGCCGAAATCACAGGGGCAAGATACATTACAACTCTGATTTTTGTACCGGAGGTGATTGCGTGTTCGCTTTGATTCAAGCGGCGGGTTGGCCGATTTGGCCACTCATTTTAGCTTCTATCGTCGCTATGGGCATTATCGGTGAACGCATGTGGGCCTTGCGTCTGAGCATGGTTACACCAAGAGATCTGCTGCCCAAAGTGGTATATGAGTATCGTAACAGCGGCGTGAGTGCCGATATGATCGCGCGCCTTCAGAAACATTCTCCACTTGGGCAGATTTTTGCCGCGGGATTGAGAAACGACAGAAGCACGCGCGAAGTCATGAAAGAATCGATTGAGGAAGCTGGTCGCGCCGTCTCTCACGACCTCGAGCATTATCTCACTACCTTGGGAACTATTGCCTCCATGAGCCCACTGATGGGCTTGTTCGGAACGCTGGTCGGCATGATCGAAATTTTTGGCGTGAACTCTCCTACTGGCGGTAGCGATCCGACACAACTCGCCCATGGTATTTCCGTTGCACTCTACAATGCCGCATTCGGCATCCTAGTAGCCATTCCCAGCATGATGTTTTATCGTCACTTCCGCGCTAAAGTGGATGCACTGGTGATTGAAATGGAATTGCAGGCGTTAAAGCTGGTGGAAATCGTTCATGGCGAACGTCAAGATGATTCTCCAGCGAGACAAGGAATAGTACAGCCGCTGGCCGGTTCCTGAGGGAAATGACTTATAAATATCCTGCCGAGACAGGACAGGGAAGTAGCTGAGCCGAGCAATCCGCGCACAACTGATAGAATCAGCTCTTGATTTCCGGACATGATCCACTTTTCCGATTACCGTTCACCTACGGGAATATAGCAAAAACGATGAACTTTCAACGCGGCAGGCAAAAAGAAGACCCGGAAATCAACCTGGTGCCCATGATCGACGTGTTGCTGGTGATACTTATTTTCCTGATGATCACGACTACTTACTCAAGGTTTTCCGAACTTGAAATCAGTCTGCCGCAAGCAACGTCCGACAAGTCCGCCGACCATCCAAATGTTATCGATATTTCGGTAAATGCCAGCGGGGACTATACCGTCAACCGCATCCCCGTCAAAGATTCCAGCATGGAGCGGCTTAGCGAGGAGTTACGCGTGGCTGCGGGTAATCGACCGGACCCGGTGATTGTCATCAATGCGGACGCCGACGCTACACACCAATCCGTTATAACGGTGATGGAAGCCGCGCGTTTAGCGGGATACAACCATATCACTTTCACCACTGAAAACCCCAGATAGGGCTCCTCATTGGCGCAACATGCCTTTCCGGCGCGGCGGACAGCTATAGTATTCGGGGTTGTGAGGGAAACATAACAATTCAACCGGGTGGCGGCGTATACAAGCGCGGAAAGAATACACTGCGATGTAGCGCTTTCACGAAGTGTAGTTTTCGTTACATAACCGCCGTCTCTCGGAGAGTATAATCGACCTGATTGATGTAACCCTTTAAGGCTGAGGAAGTCGAGGAAATTATGGACCTAAAATTATTGGATATCCTGGTTTGTCCGCTGTGCAAAGGCCCGCTGCTCTACAGAAAATCCGAAAATGAACTAGTCTGCAAAGGAGACCGGTTGGCTTTCGCCATCAAGGATGGCATTCCCATAATGCTGGAAGACGAGGCACGAAGACTACCTGTAGAAGAAGAAATTTAGTTCATGGAAAATTCCAATTCCCGGAACTTCGAATAGGTTTCGATTTTTGATGGAACGCATTTTCTCCTGAATGGGAGTCGAATATAAACGATGAAAAATGCGAATAGCGCCGCCATTCTGGGTGCACTTATTGCTGATTCCGCCGCACTTGGCCTGCACTGGCTTTATGATCCTGCGCGCATTGCAGAGATTGAAGCAGCAAAGGGACTCGTATTTCTTCAACCGGAGGCAGCAGACTATGCCGTGGCGAAGGGCTACTTCGTCGCGCATGGTCGGAAAGTATCCGGCGACTCTACCGGCTACGGAGAGGTCTGCTTATTGATGCTGAAGCATCTGGCAAAGCACGGCACCTTCAGCCGTAATGAATATCAGGCGGAATACCGCGCGTATTTTGGGCCTGGCGGCGAATTCGTCGGTTATATCGATTCCCCCACCCGCCTGACGCTACGCACGCTGTTATCCCTTGAACCGGCGGAATTTCCCGCCACATCCGGCGCCGATGACGATCAACAACCGGCCCTGGCAGCGCTTCCAGCATTGGTTGCGACCCACTCCGGGACGCTGGAAGATCTTATGAAGCGCATTGAGGAGGGGGTACGGGTAACAAATAATAATGAACTGGCGATCGCCGCGGCACAGTCTTCCTCGGCAGCACTGTTCAAGCTGTTGCATGGTGTACCCGTTTCGCAGGCGCTGGCGGATGCTCTGCCATTTGCGGGACCCATCCTCGAACCATTACTCGAACAGGCGCTTGCCATACCGACGCTGGATAGCATCGAGGCTACCGAGCGCTTCGGCCGCGCGTGTCATGTCGCGGAAGGCCTGCCGGTCATTTTTCATATTGCACAATGTGCCACTGACTATCGTACTGCAATAGAGTCCAACATTCGCGCCGGGGGAGACAGCTGTGGCCGCTCGATCATGCTCGGCGCCCTGGTTGCAACGCATGCGGCGATGCAAGACGATTCTACCTTTCCCATTCCACTGCCTTGGCTGGCGCGATACCGGAAACTTGCCGAGGCTGCCGATGCCTGCGCAGCGCTTTGAA
Coding sequences within it:
- a CDS encoding MlaA family lipoprotein; the encoded protein is MAEHSISRPMTHFVRYSTLSMVLLGFLLTGCATTNKNTTADKITDTNTTTSANINSSASDDTGILLNTSTNASVSDTVPTTDNLIKEQREPFEGPVFKNAAPPATYPGFSKRDPWEPMNRAVFRFNESADDYVFRPMAKGYRWLMPDPLETAVGNVFSNINDIPVTLNNLLQLKFGNAATSGMRVIVNTTFGLVGIFDLASDVGLEKHDEDFGQTLGYHGVASGPYLVLPFFGPSSIRDAGARLIDAASDPVFVGSFFVAPFIGPVVGASRAADTRAGLLKSEKTLDEAALDKYEFIREAYLQRRRNLVHDGNPPQPKEDEDND
- the htpX gene encoding protease HtpX, with protein sequence MKRIFLFIITNLAVLLVLSITLRILGVDRMLDAEGGIDFNSLLIMSGVIGFGGSLISLAMSKWSAKRMTGAVVIEQPSDPTERWLVETVRRQAELVGIGMPEVAIYDAPDINAFATGMNRNDALVAVSSGLLQSMHKDEIEGVLAHEISHVANGDMVTLALIQGVVNTFVIFLSRIIGHFVDRVIFKTERDQGPAFLITTIVAQMVLGILASMIVMWFSRQREFRADAGGARLAGRNKMIAALERLKQRHEPTQLPERLAAFGISGGEGGLKSLFMSHPPLEVRIAALRAMP
- a CDS encoding disulfide bond formation protein B; the protein is MKPGTRVIFLSIFLGCASLVSYALYLQLVKNLLPCPLCVVQRVAYWLVGLIALLAFFHSPRAKGSGIYSGLMAVFAFSGAAVALRQAWLVRFPEAFECGISPEEKFLNALPLAQWWPSMFEANGDCADVTWQFALLTLPDWSAIFFMIFGGLGVYILFAARNRH
- a CDS encoding THUMP domain-containing class I SAM-dependent RNA methyltransferase encodes the protein MTPYYFFAPCPRGLEPTLVAELEQLGASFAKACDGGVQFQGDWQTCYRANMESRIASRILWRVARNPYVGEADVYETARALPWNEWFAPASTIRVNVAAIKCPLRSLDFVTLKIKDAVCDKFRSTVGCRPSVDTMQPDIRIHGFLDAREFSLYIDTSGDALFKRGLRKNTVEAPIRENLAAGILALAGWQPGIPLLDPMCGSGTFLLEAVQISLNIAPGLGRSFAFEKLASFDRGQWEQVKEAALARQKPRTLQPIFGSDLYGDAVAVARANLTAAGFSETVTLKQANLLEISAPAASGFLVTNPPYGVRLSEQQELAEFYPKLGDVLKKKFSGWNAYIFTADPFLPKLIRLTPSRRVPLFNGALECRLLEYKMVPGGMRRVKKTDVSQQPD
- a CDS encoding DUF423 domain-containing protein — protein: MSNFRPCLKFTIGIDIWAGVMQTTNVLNIRIDYQSFSAPAVFREKDVYAGPAPYLPHSLVLSSENRSPMSRVFLTLGAVNAFLCVALGAFGAHGLKQRLSTDMLAVYQTGVQYHFYHALGLIAVGLILLHLPASRLLTWSGWLMLAGIVLFSVSLYVLSLTGIRGLGIITPFGGVAFLSAWAMFGYGAWTAK
- the xseA gene encoding exodeoxyribonuclease VII large subunit; this translates as MNFIMEMEIARTVLSVSELNRSAKDLLEQAFPLLWVGGEISNIKRYGSGHWYFSLKDADAQIRCVMFRDKNQYLDWQPSDGMRVEVRALVTLYQSRGDFQLNVETIRRAGLGSLFEAFEQLKARLGKEGLFDPDRKKPLPLFPKQIGIITSPAAAALHDVLSTLKRRMSFVPLIIYGTPVQGAGASVKIAAAIRNAGNRAECDVLILCRGGGSIEDLWAFNEEAVARAIAACPIPIVSGIGHETDFTIADFVADVRAPTPTGASQLVCPDREELIRHGEIMHGRLQRAMQRGIESRMQHVDMLECRLVHPGKRINDQLAHLQRLRDRLSRSWQQDLARRYWRLRELDQRTLIASPDIPRLVERQHDLGLRLRRAIAVRIETLVMSLQRHQENLAHLNPESVLERGYSIVYGTDGAVVRSSDQIDVGDTIRVAFAKGGSKARVTEKNE
- a CDS encoding MotA/TolQ/ExbB proton channel family protein; protein product: MFALIQAAGWPIWPLILASIVAMGIIGERMWALRLSMVTPRDLLPKVVYEYRNSGVSADMIARLQKHSPLGQIFAAGLRNDRSTREVMKESIEEAGRAVSHDLEHYLTTLGTIASMSPLMGLFGTLVGMIEIFGVNSPTGGSDPTQLAHGISVALYNAAFGILVAIPSMMFYRHFRAKVDALVIEMELQALKLVEIVHGERQDDSPARQGIVQPLAGS
- a CDS encoding ExbD/TolR family protein, with the protein product MNFQRGRQKEDPEINLVPMIDVLLVILIFLMITTTYSRFSELEISLPQATSDKSADHPNVIDISVNASGDYTVNRIPVKDSSMERLSEELRVAAGNRPDPVIVINADADATHQSVITVMEAARLAGYNHITFTTENPR
- a CDS encoding Trm112 family protein is translated as MDLKLLDILVCPLCKGPLLYRKSENELVCKGDRLAFAIKDGIPIMLEDEARRLPVEEEI
- a CDS encoding ADP-ribosylglycohydrolase family protein, yielding MKNANSAAILGALIADSAALGLHWLYDPARIAEIEAAKGLVFLQPEAADYAVAKGYFVAHGRKVSGDSTGYGEVCLLMLKHLAKHGTFSRNEYQAEYRAYFGPGGEFVGYIDSPTRLTLRTLLSLEPAEFPATSGADDDQQPALAALPALVATHSGTLEDLMKRIEEGVRVTNNNELAIAAAQSSSAALFKLLHGVPVSQALADALPFAGPILEPLLEQALAIPTLDSIEATERFGRACHVAEGLPVIFHIAQCATDYRTAIESNIRAGGDSCGRSIMLGALVATHAAMQDDSTFPIPLPWLARYRKLAEAADACAAL